In the genome of Prosthecobacter dejongeii, the window CACCCCTGCGAGGTCATGAACGATGGAAATATTCATGCCGGCAAGGCGATTGAAGAGGGCAGATTTGCCCACATTCGGGCGGCCTACGATGGCGACGGTTTTACGCATGGGATGTTTTTTTCTAAAAGGGATGGAGACAGGTCAGTCATGCTTTCCTGAATGCTCTTGTACCTGGCGCACGCCAGCCGCGAGATTGAGGAAGCCTGAGATGGCCGTAAAAGCTCCGGCCAAAGCCGTGGGCCAGATAAGGAAAGGAATATCTAACATCAGCCAGAGGACGGCGGCAAACTGGGCAAAAGTGGCTACTTTACCTGTCCAATGTGGTTTGATCACGCATTTCCCCGTGAGATAATCAATGAGGAAGGCGCCACCGATGCTGGCGAGGTCACGGAAAATGACCAGGGTAGGGAACCAGAGTGGAAAGTGCTGTCTCCAGCCGGTAAAACTCAAAGTGATAATGCCGGAAAGCAGCAAAAGTTTGTCCGCTAGAGGGTCTAAAATGGCACCTAAACGGCTGCGCTGATTGAAATGGCGGGCTACATAACCATCCACAGCGTCGCTCAATGCTGCGATGGCAAAGGTGGCGATGGTCCACCAGCGTAGCGTTTCATTGGCCTGTCCCGAGGACACACTTTCCCCATAATAGACCGCCAACCCGATGAAAACCGGGATGAGAAGGATGCGGAAAATCGTGATCTGGGTGGCGAACGTCACAGCGAACCTTCCCTTTAAACCCTGGGGAGCGGATTGCAATGCCGACTGTTTTGTTCGTCTTTCTGAGAGAGCCTGAAAATGCCTGGGATCAATTTAAAAGTAGTGTTTCTGAGCGTGGCAGCAGCTCTCCTAGCGGCTGCCGACCCTCCTAAATCTATTTTGGGAAGGCGTTTCTTCCGCTGGGGCATTGCATTCGCTGCTCTTGCAAGGCCGTCGTGATGATCCAGATTATGGTTGAGTGAATCTGATTTCAGGGGATTTCCTCTGAATTTGAACGTTGGCTAACAAAGAATGAATCAAAACTAACGACCCAGCACTTGGAGGAGTTCCACCTGGAAGATCAGGTCGCTATTAGGTGGGATTTTTCCGCCGATGGCGCGGTTTCCATAGGCCAAGCGTGCAGGGATGTGCAGCAGCCATTTGTCGCCAGGTTTCATGAGTTGTAGCGCCTCCGTCCAGCCGGGAATGACTTGGCCGACGCCAAAGCTCGCAGGTTGACCACGCTCAATGGAGCTGTCAAAGACCGTTCCGTCAGTGAGGGTGCCATGATAATGTACTGAGACGGTATCCCTGTAAGTGGGTGAGATCCCAGAATCAGGCCCAGAGCTCAGAACACGATATTTCAGTCCGCTGGCGGTCGTCACCACACCGGATGGTGAGATGCTAGGGGTTGCCGCTGGAGGGCTAGTGTTCTGGGGGGCCTGGGATGGGGGCTGTCTGACGGTCTTCTTTTTCGCTGGGGCTTCAGTCTGGCAGGCCGTGAGGCAGAGCAAAAGGGCGGAGGACAGGGTAACGTAAAGGGACTTCATGGAATGAGAAAAGAGGTACTGAACGCCTGCCAGTATGCGCCGGGTGGCGTGAGGTGTGCCAGTACTTTCTCCCACATCAGTGCTGATCTAGGTTAGGCCTTTTTCATCGGCTCGCATCTCCGGTAGGACGGACCTCTAGACGAAAAGAAAATTTCCAGTTATTAATTGTCACTGATGCGTGCCGTGCCGCGTATCGGTGAAGCCTTCGGCTCATCGCCTTCTGTCCATTGATCCCCAAGAGAATACTTATGTCAGACGAAGCTCAAACTTGCCCTGTAGCCCACACTGCTGCTGCCCCTCAAGGAAAGTGTCCTTTTCACCACGCGCCCAGCACGGGTACGACCAATCGCGATTGGTGGCCGAAGCTGTTGAAGATTGATCTTCTGCATCAGCATTCTTCCAAGTCCGATCCCATGGGAGGAGACTTCAATTATGCCGAAGAGTTCAAGAGTCTGGACCTCGCTGCGGTTAAACAAGATCTCGCTGCGCTGATGACGGATTCTCAGGACTGGTGGCCAGCAGATTTTGGCCACTATGGTCCCTTATTTATCCGCATGGCCTGGCATAGCGCTGGCACCTATCGAACAGGCGATGGCCGTGGGGGAGGTGGCCGTGGGCAACAGCGTTTTGCCCCGCTCAATAGCTGGCCAGACAACGTTAGTCTGGATAAAGCACGTCGCCTTCTTTGGCCCATCAAGCAAAAGTATGGTCGCAAAATCTCATGGGCGGATCTGATGATCCTCACGGGCAACGTGGCGCTAGAGACGATGGGATTTAAAACGTTTGGTTTTGCCGGTGGACGTGAGGATACCTGGGAGCCGGATCACGATGTCTATTGGGGCCGTGAAACTACCTGGTTAGGCGGCGATAAACGCTATGCTCACGGGTCTGAAGGCGTCGCCAAAGCGGGTGGTGTGGTCGTTTCCGATGATCAGGCGAATGGGGACGTGCATTCGCGGTTGCTTGAAAATCCGCTGGCTGCGGTGCAGATGGGGTTGATCTACGTGAACCCTGAAGGCCCGGATGGCAACCCCGATCCCTTGAAGTCTGCCTATGACATTCGTGATACGTTTGCTCGCATGGCGATGAACGATGAAGAAACCGTGGCCCTCATCGCGGGTGGTCATACTTTTGGTAAGACCCATGGTGCTGGTCCGGCCTCTCATGTGGGCGCTGAACCAGAGGCCGCTGGCCTGGCTGAGCAAGGGTTTGGCTGGAAAAATAGCTTCGGCACCGGCAAAGGTGGTGACACCATCACCAGTGGTCTGGAAGTGACATGGACCACCACGCCCACCCAGTGGAGCAACAACTACTTTGAGAACCTTTTTGGTTATGAATGGGAGCTGACCAAAAGCCCGGCAGGAGCCCATCAATGGAGGCCCAAAGATGGGGCAGGGGAGGGCACTGTACCTCACGCGCATGATAAGACGAAACGCATCGCGCCGAACATGCTGACGACTGACATCGCTCTGCGCGCAGACCCGGCTTATGAGAAAATTTCACGTCGTTTTCTGGAGAATCCAGATCAGTTTGCCGATGCTTTTGCTCGTGCCTGGTTCAAGCTCACCCATCGTGACATGGGCCCGCGCGATCGTTACCTCGGGCCTGAGGTGCCTGAAGAAATCCTCCTTTGGCAAGACCCCATCCCAGCTGTGGATCATCCCTTGGTCAATGCGCAAGATATCGGTGCTCTGAAAGAGCAGATCGTGGAGTCGGGTCTAACTGTGTCGGAGCTTGTCTCTACGGCCTGGGCTTCGGCCTCAACGTTCCGCGGTTCGGATAAACGAGGTGGGGCAAATGGTGCCAGAATCCGTTTGGCTCCGCAAAAAGATTGGGAGGCCAATCAGCCTGCTCAACTGGCTAAAGTCCTGGAAAAACTAGAAGGTATTCAAAGTGCGTTCAATGCCTCCCAGTCTGGAGGCAAAAAAATCTCGCTGGCTGACCTCATCGTTCTTGGTGGCTGTGCGGGTGTAGAACTAGCGGCCAAGAAGGCTGGCCATGAGGTCATGGTTCCCTTCACCCCAGGACGTATGGACGCCACGCAGGACCAGACCGATGTCGAGTCTTTCGGTTTCCTGGAGCCTTTGGCCGATGGCTTCCGAAACTATCAGCGCACGAAGTATAGCGTTTCAGCGGAAGAACTCCTCATTGATAAAGCACAGTTGCTCACACTCACGGCTCCTGAAATGACCGTGCTCATCGGCGGCATGCGTGTCTTAAACACGAATGTGGGCGCAGGCCAAGCTGGATTGTTGACTCAGCAACCCGAGGTGCTGACCAATGACTTTTTTGTCAATCTGCTGGACATGAGCACTGAGTGGAAGCCTCTCTCTAAGGATGACGATGCCTTCGAAGGGCGTGACCGGAAAACCGGAGCTCTCAAATGGACGGGCACACGAGTGGATCTGGTCTTTGGGTCCAATGCCCAGCTCCGTGCTTTAGCTGAAGTTTATGCCACTTCGGATGCTCAAACCAAGTTTGTGCGCGATTTCGTGGCCGCTTGGAACAAGGTCATGAACCTGGATCGCTTCGACCTTTTGTGATGCGGTAAGACACGCTGCGCCGTCTCAGAATCCTGAGGGTGGGAGATCATCTCTCCCACCCCGTCATCGATGAATAGGGCGTATCGCCTCCCTTGATGTCCTGGCTTAAATTCGACCTTCCAATGGTGATTGAGCATCCATCGCCAGGAACTGCTTTTTTCGGCAAACTCTCCATCTGAGGATGGGTGCCTAATAAAGGCACGAGCCATCATCATTGGCGCGATGAAAATTGGGTAATTCGTTTCATCGCTCTCATCTTACCTAGATCCTACCCAGGGGGGAGCTGATTCTGTGCCTGTTCAAACCAGCAGGTCGGCATACCCTCTACCTTCAGATCGACTTGAGCTCTTTGCGTTCCAATTGCGCAGGCCATGGAAAAAACACGGAGAGGCAGCCGCTATGCACAGGAGGCGCGATCAAAATACAGTGACTGGGACATGGGCAATCATGGGTGCGAGTTAAAACACTCATAGAATGCTTCAATCGTCCACATCCAACCAGTCTCTTTATTGCTCTACGTCTTTACCTCATGAAACGCTTCATTCCATCCGCCTTCGCCACCCTTGCCATGCCTTTCCTGGCGATGGCGCAATCCTCCGCTCCAGCTCCAGACGAGGACAAGCCAAGGGCCCCGGAAGCCCCTGCCACGGCTCCTAAAGTTGTCGTGCCGGAGACCCCTCCTGCGGTGTCTGCCGAAAAGTCCCCTGATAGATCTACTCCTCCCGGGGCCAGCAGGCGCGAAAGACCTGCCGCCCCAGGAAAGGATCGCCCCGAGCGCTCGGGCCTTCCTGGAGCTGACCGTCGTAGCCCTTCCGAAAATGAACGCCCAGGCGGTCCTGGCGCTGCTGAACGCCGCAGAGCATCTCGAGCAAAAGATCAAACTGGTGAGCCAGAGGCTCCGGGTCGGGCTCCTGGGGGCACCGCCCCGAACGGGAATCCATCTGGCGATCCCGAGCGCAAGGCACCGGGTCAAGAAAGGGACAGGCCTTCGACCCGCCCGGTAGAAACCCCTGATGCACCACCGACCCCTCGCGAGGTGCCGCCAGCCACTAGCGACGCCCCACCGACCCGCCCTGGGAGTCGTCCCGTGCCTGGGAAAAAGCCCACCGATCCGCAAGAACGGGGCGTTGATCCCTCGGTGACCGCTCCCGGTGCCCCGATGCCAGCCGAGACTCCTACGCCGGCAACTCCTGGTGAACCTAAATCCACAGAGCGACCTGTACAGCCAGAACGGCCTGGACAGCCTGAGCGACCTGGACAGCCTGAGCGACCTGGACAGCCAGAACGGCCTGGACGGCCAGAACGGCCTGGACGGCCAGAGCGGCCTGGACAGCCAGAACGGCCTGGACAGCCAGAGCGGCCTGGGCAGCCAGAACGGCCTGGACAGCCTGAGCGGCCTGGGCAGCCAGAACGGCCTGGACAGCCTGAGCGACCTGGACAGCCCGAAAAGTCTGATCAAGCTGAGGGGCGCGAACGGCCTGAACGCCCTGCTGCCCAGAAGCCCCCGACGCAAGAGACTGCCGAAGTGCTTGCCGATGAACCCAAACGTGATCGCCAAGCCGATGCTGCCCAGGCGCGCAAGATCGAAACCCCGGAAGATGCCAAGCGCTTGCTCATGAACATCCTCGGTGGCGGTGCCGCTCGAGCTGATTCTGATGATCGTCGTGGTCCCAATGATCGTCGAGACTCAAACGATCGTTCTGAACCAAGACGTCGCCGGGACGATTCCAGGCCCCGTTACCGCCCCTCCTTCGAGGAAGTGGGCCGGACCCAGCAGGATCGTGACCGCGCGGTCAGTATTATCGTGGACAGATTCCAGGGCCGAGTCCCGCAGGCGGCGCCTTCAGGCAACGTATATCGCGAACGCCGAATTTTCGAAACCACCGAAACCCAACGCCGCACTCAGTTTTACGATGGCAACCGCCGGGTGATCCGCTACTCCTCCATGCAGGAGATCCCGCCGATCATCGTTGCATCTCAAGAACTTAACCGAGTCCAACTCCTCCCCCAGTCGCAGAGCACTTACCGCGTCATGCCGCAGGCAGCCCAGCAGGAGCGTTATCGGAATGATATTCCGGCCTCGTACACCAGTGGCGACGCCTATGCCGTGTCCTACAGCGTCGATCCTGATTCGGCCATCAGCACAGATGCCATCCTCTTCCGTCAGGGCTCCACAGACTTTGCCGATGCCTATTCCTATGACCTTGTCATTGATATGGCAAACGCCATGAAGGCCCCGGCCCTAGCCAATGACACTTTCGTCATCGAAGGCCATGCATCCGCTGAAGGTGACTATGGGCAGAACCTCCAGCTTTCTCAAGAACGCGCGGAGCGGATCTCCCGCGAGCTCGTTTATCATGGCGTCAATGCCGAGCGTCTCATGCCTGTAGGCTATGGCGAAGCCGAAGCTTCCTCCCCGGCCGATGCCAATGAAGCTGCTCGTCGGTTGGACCGCCGCGTTGTGGTCTTTCGCATGCGCTGAACTTTGATGGAATGTCGGACGCGCTGTGGCGCGTTCGACGTTTCAAGGAGCGAAGCGCCCAGCAAGTGACACACTGCGTCGTGTCTGACCTCACTAAGAGTAGCAGTAACACCTCATGCTGAAGACCTAACGACAACTTCCTCCGTCCTATCCTGAAGGTCATCGGCAATGCTGCCCAGGGAGAGTTCGGGTTATTCAGCTACAGTATCATTTAATAAAATTTAATGCGGAGCAGACTCCTTTCAATCTTAATGGCCTAACAAAAAGTGTTCCGGATTCAGCTTGGCACACCTCATTTCGGCCGTAATGGCCCGCGCATTTGTGGCGGTATCGCCTCCATGGGTAGCTTTCGTCCCAGTGCTTTCTCAAACCCAGATCGGCAAGCAGCCGACATGTATTCTGATTTCGCATCATGCTCCGCCAGGCTCGCTGGGTAGGCACGCGCGCTTGTCGGGTCCGTTGGCCGGGGGACACCTAGCGCATAGCCGATCCCGCTTAGCAATTGCTTGTGCAGTCGGCTCAACACCTTCTTCCGCTCCGGTGGCCCGTGATTAAACTCAGCCGTGTAGCGTGCATACGATGTCACTGCCAGCTTCCCGCCCGTCAGAGCAGATCCAAAGAGAAAGTTTACATCATCATCACACAGGTCCGCCCCCGTCACCCCCACCACTGTGACGTTCCCAGGCATGGGCGTCCGTAGTAGATAACTCTGCAACATCTTCAGCAGGCCTGACGCCCGCCACTGCTTATCCCATTTTTCAAAGTGAAGTATCTCTTTCTCCATGTTCTCAGCCCGCACATCCTCACCCTCACTACGCATCAGCGCCACCAGTCCTCGTAGCAATTTCTTTGGTGCAATGTCTGTGGGTACCTCACCACCAAGATCTTTTAGCATTTGCCTCGCCACCGGGTGACTCCACTTGATCCCTGGGATCACCTGCCTCGTCACCCATCGGTCCAGAGCACTGCGATCTGCCGCCGGCAGTCCCACTGTATCAGGTGCCAAATAAGCAGGCATTCCCAGCGTCAGGCTGATGCGCTCCATCGCCTCTTTCATCACAATGTCTTCCACTGGCCCCACCTTAATAAAACATAGCCATGGCCCTTCGACCGGGCCTTTAAAAACGGATGGTCCCTCTACAGGACCCCGGCCTAGCATCTTTAGCGCTGCATTCGCGAGCTCATCCGTCTCCGCACGCTTCACCACCATCTCGCCGATCTCTATCGCCTCCTCCTTACGCTTTAGCTTCCGCAGCACCTCCGCATACACCAGTTGTTCTTCCAGGCTCCACGGGCTCAATTGCAGCCCCTTGGTAAAATACTCTGCGGCCCGCGTTTCATCGCCCTTCTCATGCAGCGCCCGCGCCGCCTGAAAGACCAAGCTAACATCCTTAGCCGCATTCACAAAGTCCTTGTTTGAAGCTGCTATCACCGCTTCCGCTTGGCGAATAGCCTCATCCAAATTCGTATCCCGCACAGGCAGTTGTGCCATAACCATCTTCGTGCTCAGCAGCACGACCAGCCGCAGCAGTGTATCCCATCTTAAATGACCCTTCTTCATGACTCCATCTTAAGTAAAAAGAGGGGTCCTGCAATCCTCGCTTCTAAACATTTTCAGGGCCTGCTCGGCTCTGATGAACTTGATCAAAAAACAACTTCGTCCTTTTCAACTCGTCGAGATGCTTTAAACTAAGTTTCTGTTCCCCGAACGCATCATGGAGAGGTGGTCGAGTGGTTTATGGCTCCAGTCTTGAAAACTGGCGTGGGGTAATTCTCACCGTGGGTTCGAATCCCACCCTCTCCGCCACCCCGTTTTCGAGCACCTTAGATGCTTGGACGGCCTTGGGGATGAAGGAGTAAGGTAGTGACATGGAACCCCCAACTGTCACACTTGCCCTCTCTGAATCAATGTCCCGCCAACAAGGTTTGCTGCGTCGCGG includes:
- a CDS encoding OmpA family protein, giving the protein MLADEPKRDRQADAAQARKIETPEDAKRLLMNILGGGAARADSDDRRGPNDRRDSNDRSEPRRRRDDSRPRYRPSFEEVGRTQQDRDRAVSIIVDRFQGRVPQAAPSGNVYRERRIFETTETQRRTQFYDGNRRVIRYSSMQEIPPIIVASQELNRVQLLPQSQSTYRVMPQAAQQERYRNDIPASYTSGDAYAVSYSVDPDSAISTDAILFRQGSTDFADAYSYDLVIDMANAMKAPALANDTFVIEGHASAEGDYGQNLQLSQERAERISRELVYHGVNAERLMPVGYGEAEASSPADANEAARRLDRRVVVFRMR
- a CDS encoding FKBP-type peptidyl-prolyl cis-trans isomerase, whose product is MKSLYVTLSSALLLCLTACQTEAPAKKKTVRQPPSQAPQNTSPPAATPSISPSGVVTTASGLKYRVLSSGPDSGISPTYRDTVSVHYHGTLTDGTVFDSSIERGQPASFGVGQVIPGWTEALQLMKPGDKWLLHIPARLAYGNRAIGGKIPPNSDLIFQVELLQVLGR
- the katG gene encoding catalase/peroxidase HPI, which produces MSDEAQTCPVAHTAAAPQGKCPFHHAPSTGTTNRDWWPKLLKIDLLHQHSSKSDPMGGDFNYAEEFKSLDLAAVKQDLAALMTDSQDWWPADFGHYGPLFIRMAWHSAGTYRTGDGRGGGGRGQQRFAPLNSWPDNVSLDKARRLLWPIKQKYGRKISWADLMILTGNVALETMGFKTFGFAGGREDTWEPDHDVYWGRETTWLGGDKRYAHGSEGVAKAGGVVVSDDQANGDVHSRLLENPLAAVQMGLIYVNPEGPDGNPDPLKSAYDIRDTFARMAMNDEETVALIAGGHTFGKTHGAGPASHVGAEPEAAGLAEQGFGWKNSFGTGKGGDTITSGLEVTWTTTPTQWSNNYFENLFGYEWELTKSPAGAHQWRPKDGAGEGTVPHAHDKTKRIAPNMLTTDIALRADPAYEKISRRFLENPDQFADAFARAWFKLTHRDMGPRDRYLGPEVPEEILLWQDPIPAVDHPLVNAQDIGALKEQIVESGLTVSELVSTAWASASTFRGSDKRGGANGARIRLAPQKDWEANQPAQLAKVLEKLEGIQSAFNASQSGGKKISLADLIVLGGCAGVELAAKKAGHEVMVPFTPGRMDATQDQTDVESFGFLEPLADGFRNYQRTKYSVSAEELLIDKAQLLTLTAPEMTVLIGGMRVLNTNVGAGQAGLLTQQPEVLTNDFFVNLLDMSTEWKPLSKDDDAFEGRDRKTGALKWTGTRVDLVFGSNAQLRALAEVYATSDAQTKFVRDFVAAWNKVMNLDRFDLL
- a CDS encoding CDP-alcohol phosphatidyltransferase family protein — its product is MTFATQITIFRILLIPVFIGLAVYYGESVSSGQANETLRWWTIATFAIAALSDAVDGYVARHFNQRSRLGAILDPLADKLLLLSGIITLSFTGWRQHFPLWFPTLVIFRDLASIGGAFLIDYLTGKCVIKPHWTGKVATFAQFAAVLWLMLDIPFLIWPTALAGAFTAISGFLNLAAGVRQVQEHSGKHD